DNA sequence from the Amycolatopsis sp. Hca4 genome:
CGGCATCGCGGAGAAGGTGGAGTGCCCGGTCCTGGTCTGCGAAGCGGCGGACGACCTGTTCTTCGGCGGCGAGAAGGAGACCGAGCCCCGCCGGCTGTACGAGCACTTGAAGGCCCCGAAGACGTTGCTGACGTTCACGGCCGAGGAGGGCGCGGACGCACACTGCCACGTCGGCGCCCAGCGGCTCGCGGCGGGCCGGATCTACGACTGGCTGGACCGGACGCTCTAGCCTTCGAGGGCGAGCGCGGTCCCGAAGCCGATGAGGGCGGTGCCGGTGACGCCGTCAAGCGTGCGACGGACCCGCCGTCGTCCCAGCCAGGCGCGGATCCGGTGTACTCCGGCGACGATCACGAGCTGCCACAGCGTCGCGAGCCCCCCGACCGTCACCGCCAGCAGCAGTGCTTCGGCGATCGTGGAGTCCGCGGTGAGGAACTGCGGCAGCATCGAGAGGTAGAAGACGAGGACCTTCGGGTTGGTGAGGTTGCCGAGGAACCCCTCTCGCCAGCGCCGGCCGCCGTGGCCTGCGGTTTCCGCGACCGTGCGGTAGTTCCCCCGCCAAGCGGCGAGCAGCGCCTTGACGCCGAGGTAGGCGAGGTAGCCGGCCCCTGCCCACTTGAGGGCGACGAAGACGGGCTCGGCGCGCACGATCACGGCACTGAGCCCGAGCGCGGCGGCGAGGCCTTGGACGAGGTTCCCGGACCCGATGCCCAGCGCGGTGAGCACACCTCCGCGCCGGCCGCCGGCGAGGGAGTTCTTCAGCACGAGGGCGGTGTCCGGTCCCGGCACGATCAGCACGAGCACGACGAAAAGCACGTACCCGCCATAAGTTCCCCAGGTCATGATCCGAGGCTAGGCCTCCAGGGCGAGCGCCGCGCCGAATCCCACGAGTGCAGTGCCCGTCGCGCCGTCCAGTACCCGCCGCACCTTCCGCTGCCGCAACCAGTCGCGGACCCGGTGCACGAACAACAGCAGCAGCACCTGCCACACCACTCCCAGACCCGCGACCGTGTACGCGAGCAGCAGCGAGTCCCCGAGCGTCGACGACGGCGTCAGGAACTGCGGCAGCACCGACAGGTACAGCACGATGACCTTCGGGTTGGTGATGTTGGACAGGAAGCCTTCGCGGAACCGCCGTCCGCGGGAGGTGCGGGCCCTGCGGACGTCGTCGAGGGCCTCGTAGTTGCCGCGCCAGGCGCCGCGGAGGGCCTGGATGCCGAGGAAGACCAGGTACGCGGCGCCGAGCCACTTCACCGTCTCGAACACCGGCTGGTAGCGGGTGATCAGCGCACCCAGGCCGAGGGCGGCCGCGGTGCCCTGCAGGAAGTTCGCGACGGTGATGCCGGCGCACGCCCAGCCGCCGCCGCGGGCGCCGCCGCCGCGGGCG
Encoded proteins:
- a CDS encoding LysE family translocator — its product is MTWGTYGGYVLFVVLVLIVPGPDTALVLKNSLAGGRRGGVLTALGIGSGNLVQGLAAALGLSAVIVRAEPVFVALKWAGAGYLAYLGVKALLAAWRGNYRTVAETAGHGGRRWREGFLGNLTNPKVLVFYLSMLPQFLTADSTIAEALLLAVTVGGLATLWQLVIVAGVHRIRAWLGRRRVRRTLDGVTGTALIGFGTALALEG
- a CDS encoding LysE family translocator, which produces MSWSTYAGFAGMMAFLAMMPGPDTMVVLKNARGGGARGGGWACAGITVANFLQGTAAALGLGALITRYQPVFETVKWLGAAYLVFLGIQALRGAWRGNYEALDDVRRARTSRGRRFREGFLSNITNPKVIVLYLSVLPQFLTPSSTLGDSLLLAYTVAGLGVVWQVLLLLFVHRVRDWLRQRKVRRVLDGATGTALVGFGAALALEA